The following proteins are co-located in the Pyrococcus abyssi GE5 genome:
- a CDS encoding chemotaxis protein CheD, with the protein MTREIKVGIGDYAVGKGEGIISTYGLGSCVGITLYDRVTKVGGLLHALLPEAARYGHRGNPAKYVDTGLQLLLKEVLKLGASKFRLEAKLFGGAQMFQNIKSDELKIGERNVQTAKRELKKLGIRLVAEDTGGRGGRTIYLDLSTGKVRMRKVIGGQVIEKVY; encoded by the coding sequence ATGACGAGGGAAATTAAAGTTGGAATAGGGGACTATGCGGTTGGAAAGGGCGAGGGGATAATTAGCACGTATGGGTTAGGGAGCTGTGTAGGTATAACCCTGTATGATAGGGTTACTAAGGTCGGTGGTCTACTTCATGCTTTATTACCGGAAGCCGCCAGGTATGGCCATCGAGGAAACCCGGCGAAGTATGTAGACACTGGGTTGCAATTACTGCTAAAAGAGGTCCTCAAACTCGGAGCCTCGAAGTTCAGGCTCGAAGCAAAGCTCTTCGGTGGAGCTCAAATGTTCCAGAATATAAAAAGCGATGAGCTTAAAATCGGTGAAAGAAACGTTCAAACAGCTAAAAGAGAGCTAAAAAAGCTTGGAATAAGACTAGTGGCTGAAGATACTGGAGGTAGAGGGGGTAGAACAATTTACCTTGATCTCTCAACTGGAAAAGTCAGGATGAGGAAGGTGATTGGGGGACAGGTAATTGAGAAGGTGTATTGA
- a CDS encoding chemotaxis protein CheC codes for MKKSELYKDIFKEASNIAMSHALTSLSQMIGGPIEMEAPDVEIVSRAEFLKLLAERGVSKGFTVMFDVTEGLSGLTILQFPKHSALNISAVLMGMEPGSMEELDEMGKSAIMEVGNILISAYTDILSNLIGEPVSLSPPKPAESLYDIEKELGRPDLRNVNSIVVFKSKFYKEDIGVESYFYLVPTPESFTKLVKKLEKQISEEVEANDEGN; via the coding sequence ATGAAGAAGTCTGAGTTGTATAAGGACATATTTAAGGAGGCATCTAACATAGCTATGTCTCACGCTCTCACGTCACTCTCACAGATGATCGGTGGGCCAATAGAGATGGAGGCTCCAGATGTTGAGATAGTCTCGAGGGCAGAGTTCTTAAAGCTCCTGGCAGAGAGGGGTGTCTCAAAAGGCTTCACTGTCATGTTTGACGTTACTGAAGGTCTTTCAGGTTTAACTATACTCCAGTTCCCGAAGCATAGTGCCCTTAACATCTCAGCTGTCCTTATGGGCATGGAGCCAGGGAGCATGGAAGAGTTGGACGAAATGGGTAAATCAGCGATCATGGAAGTTGGAAACATACTAATATCCGCGTACACCGACATACTATCTAACTTAATAGGTGAGCCAGTTTCGTTGAGTCCTCCAAAGCCAGCTGAGTCATTGTATGACATTGAAAAGGAACTTGGAAGACCAGATTTGAGGAACGTTAATAGTATAGTGGTGTTCAAATCGAAGTTCTACAAGGAGGATATCGGCGTCGAGAGCTATTTCTACCTAGTTCCGACTCCTGAATCATTCACTAAGTTAGTCAAGAAACTAGAGAAGCAGATCTCGGAAGAGGTTGAAGCGAATGACGAGGGAAATTAA
- a CDS encoding chemotaxis protein CheC encodes MAENIEEYVKNLDEFAKSALLETFNIGASHAATALSEMTGREVNISVPDLKVVEIKNVPEIVGEDVKVVVYIELGKDFSSHAFFAADYDDVLRMFDVIMGNPPGTTTELDDMVKSSFMEMGNILISAFANALSQFLGITIEQTPPALTIDFLPAILDLALADIGKFCDYTIILQTDIKISGVEFEEHFLLFPKPEDMKKILEKLLGGLA; translated from the coding sequence GTGGCTGAAAACATAGAGGAGTATGTTAAGAATTTGGATGAATTCGCTAAGAGTGCACTGCTGGAAACGTTCAACATAGGGGCATCTCACGCGGCAACGGCGTTGAGTGAGATGACGGGGAGAGAGGTGAATATATCGGTTCCAGACTTAAAGGTCGTCGAGATAAAGAACGTTCCCGAAATAGTGGGAGAGGACGTTAAGGTAGTGGTTTACATAGAACTCGGGAAGGACTTCAGCAGTCATGCTTTCTTTGCCGCTGATTACGACGATGTTCTAAGGATGTTCGACGTGATAATGGGTAACCCTCCAGGAACTACCACCGAGCTTGATGACATGGTTAAGTCATCGTTTATGGAGATGGGAAACATACTAATCTCGGCCTTTGCAAATGCTCTTAGCCAATTCCTTGGGATAACAATTGAGCAAACACCCCCGGCCTTGACTATAGACTTCCTCCCGGCTATCCTTGACTTGGCCTTGGCCGATATTGGAAAGTTCTGCGATTACACAATTATCCTCCAAACAGATATAAAGATCAGTGGGGTAGAGTTCGAGGAGCATTTCTTGCTGTTCCCCAAGCCTGAGGATATGAAGAAGATCTTGGAAAAGCTCCTGGGGGGATTAGCATGA